TTCCTGCAGGGCAAACAGCTCGGCGTTTTCATCGATAACATCGGCGATTTTGTTGAGAATGGCGGCGCGCTCGGCAGCGGTGGTTTTGCGCCAGGTTTTGAATGCCTGCTGTGCGGCGGCCACAGCGGCATCCACATCTTCATCGGCAGCATCGATAAACTTGGCCAACGCCCCGCCGTTGGCGGGGTTGTATGAAACCATGGTTTCGCCTTTGCTGCCTTTGGTCCATTCACCGTTGATCAGCAGACCGTATTCTTGATCAAACACATTCAGATTTTTTGCCATGATATTTCTCCTGGTTTTTTGGGGATAAGCCTAGGTCTTGGGGTGCAGAATAATATTTTTTGCGGTCGGATTCAAGCGTTGCCGCCCATAATGTTTTGAAGTGCTTGCACCAAGATGGTTATGGATCGTTGTGTTTTATTGTGTGTTTGGCTGACAAGGTGAAAAGCAAGGCCGGGTAAAAGGCCGTCTGGAAGCCTTTCAGACGGCCTGTCATCAAAACATGCCCGGTTTGAAAGCAAACCTTATTTATATCCGGCCTGCTTCATCAGCATCACGGCTTTTTTCTGGTTGCTGCCGGCCACGGATACATTAATGATGTCTTGTTTGAATCTGCCCCATTTGGCTACTTTCGGGTCGGGGCTGATTTTCGGATTGGCGGGATATTCGTGGTTGAGGTCGGCAAACAGGTTTTGCGCCTCGCTGCCGCTGAGCCATTCGATAAATTTCTGCGCTTGGGCAGCTTTTTTGCTGTGTTTGGCCACGCCTGCACCGGATACGTTTACATGGGTGCCTTTACTCTGTTGGTCGGCAAAAAATACGCCGATGGGCAGATTGGGCTTTTTATCCGACAAACGGCCGAAATAATAAGTGTTGGCAATGCCCACATCACAGCGGCCTTCGCCGATGGCCTCCAGCAGGGAGGTGTCGTCCGGGAAGGGTTGGGCAGCGAGGTTGGCCACCCAGCCTTTAACGGTTTGCATGGTTTTGCCCTGGCCTTGGTTGGCAATCATGGTGCCGACCAAAGATTGGTTATACACATTGTTGGAGGTGCGCAGGCACAGGCGGCCTTTCCATTTGGGGTCGGCCAGCGCGGCATAGGTGGAAAGCTCGGCCGGCTTCACTTTGGCGGTGTTGTAGAAAATGGTGCGGGCGCGCACGGAAAGGCCGTACCAATGGTTTTTGGGATCGCGCAGGTTGGCAGGAATATTGCCTTTGAGCACGGCAGAATCAATTGGCCGCAGCAACCCCATCTGGGTGGCCTGCCACAGGTTGCCGCCATCAACGGTGATAAACACATCGGCAGGGCTGTTGCTGCCTTCGGCTTTGAGCTTTTCCATCAAGGGGCCGGCTTTATCGTTTACCAGCTTGATGTTTACGCCGGTTTTTTTCTGATAGGCTTCGGCCACGGGGCGCAGCAGGTTGTCGGCGCGCGAAGAATACACCACCAGCTCCTCGGCAAACGCAGGCGCGGCTGCCAGCAGGGCAACAGAAACGGCAAGGGCTTTTTTCATCATGATTTTCTCTTTCTATATAGTTACTTAAAATATTTTTATACTGCAGGGGCTATTCTAAATGACATTCCGCATCATAACAATATAAATTATCATTTATTGCTGTATTTGCTTGTTTGGTTTGCATTCTGAAGCAGCGGCAACGATAATACGCGCTGTTTTTTAGCTGAGGCCGTCTGAAAAGTTATGAGTAGCCCTGCATTCAAACTGCTGCCGCGTTTGTGGCTGGCGGCCTGCATTGCGTTTGTTGTGATCCCTCTGGCTGTGATTGTGGCGGCCTTGGGAGAATTTGACGCTGAAATTTGGGCATTTCTGCTCGAATACCAACTGCCCGAGCTGCTGAAAAACACGCTGTGGCTGGTGGCGGGTGTGGGTGCCGGCACGGCAGTGTTGGGCACCACAGCGGCATGGCTGACCGCGATGTATGATTTTCCGCTGCGGCGTTTTTTCTTTTGGGCGATGATGCTGCCGCTGGCCGTGCCGGCTTATGTGTTGGCGTTTACCCAAATCGGTTTGTTTGACTACAGCGGCCCGCTCAACAGCTGGATGCGCACGCATTACGGCATCGTGCAGCTTTTTCCCGACATCCGCAACGGCACCGGGCTGGCTGCGGTGATGAGCCTCACCTTTTATCCCTATGTTTACCTGCTGGCGCGCAATGCTTTTTCCAGCATGGGGCAGCGCGCACTCGAAGCCGGTGCATCGTTGGGGCTTTCGCCCGCGCACGCATTTTTCAGGCTGGCGCTGCCGATGGCGCGGCCGTGGATTGCCGGCGGCGTGATTTTGGCGCTGATGGAAGTGTTGGCCGATTTCGGCACCGTTTCCGTGTTTGGCTATGACACCTTCACCACCGCCGTTTATCAGGCCTGGTTCGATTTTTACTCGCTCGAAACCGCCAAACAGCTCGCCGCCCTGCTGATTGCGCTGGTGTTCGTGTTGCTGGCGCTCGAGCAGCTCGGCCGCGGCAACCGCCGTTTCAGCCAACCGGGCAAGGCGCAGCAACACCGCTGCAGACCGCTTTCAGACGGCCGCAAATGGCTGGCAACACTCTATTGCAGCCTGATTCTGACTTTTGCCTTTCTGATTCCGCTGGTGCAGCTGGGCTTTTGGGCATACGAAACCCGCAACGACGGCTTTAATACCACCCTGTGGCTCAACGCCTGGCATTCGTTTGCCGCCGGCCTGGCCGCCGCCCTGCTCACCGCCGCTGCCGCCCTGCTGCTGGCATTGGCCAAACGCGCCGACAAAAGCCGCTTTGCCGCCGTGGCCGCCCGCATTGCCACGCTGGGTTACGGCATTCCCGGCACCGTGCTGGCAGTGGGCGTGTTTGTGCCGGTGGCGTGGTTCGACAATGTATTGATTAGCTATCTCAAACTACCCGAAGGCACCACTGCCGTTTTCAAAGGCACCCTGGCCGTGATGCTGGCCGCCTACCTGATTCGTTTTCTGGCGGTGGCTTATGCAGCGGTGGAAGCCGGTTTGGAACGCATCAGCCCCTCGCAGGCCGAAGCAGCGCGCTCGCTGGGCTGCACCGGAGCCGGCGTGTTGCGGCGGATTTATCTGCCGCTGCTCAAAGGCTCGCTCGGAACAGCAGTGTTGATGGCATTTGTCGATATCATGAAAGAAATGCCGATAACGCTGATGACGCGCCCCTATGATTGGGACACCCTGGCCGTGCGCGTTTACATGTTTACCATCGAAGGGCAATACGCCAACGCCGCGCTGCCGGCACTGCTGATTGTTTTAACCGGCCTGGTTCCCGTTATCCTGTTTTCGCGCACGGAGCAAAACCCATGATTTTAAACGTTTCGCAACTGAGCCTCTCATTCGGCGCCAAGCCCGTGCTGCAGGATTTCGGATTTAAGCTGGCAGAAGGCGAAATCGCCTGCCTGCTGGGCCACTCCGGCTGCGGCAAAACCACCGCCCTGCGCGCGATAGCCGGCTTCGAGCAGCCAAACAGCGGCAGCATCACCCTCAAAGGGCAAACCCTTTCAGACGGCCGCAGCTTCACGCCGCCGCACCAACGCCGCATCGGCATGGTATTTCAAGACTACGCCCTGTTCCCCCATCTCACCGTAGCGCAGAATATCGCCTTCGGGCTGAGCGGGCAGAGCGCCGCCGCACAAGCGCAGCGCGTTAACGGGCTGCTGGCGCTCACCGGCCTGCCCGAATACGGCAACCACTATCCCCACCAACTCTCCGGCGGCCAGCAGCAGCGCGTTGCACTCGCACGCGCACTCGCGCCCAAGCCCGGCCTGATTCTGCTGGACGAACCGTTTTCCAACCTCGATGCCGATTTGCGCGCCCGCCTGTCCAAAGAAGTGCGCCAACTGCTCAAGCAGGAACAAACCAGTGCCGTTTTGGTTACCCACGACCAGCAGGAAGCCTTCGCCATGGCCGACAAAATCGGCATCATGCACGAAGGCCGTCTGAAACAGTGGGATACCCCCTACAACCTCTACCACCGCCCCGCCGATGCCCACACCGCCCGCTTTATCGGCACCAGCGTGATGCTGCGCGGCCGGGTAAGCGGCACAAACTGCGTGAAGCTGACCGTAGGCGAATTCTGCGGCACCGTGCCTTTGGGCTGCCAAAGCTGCACCGAAGTAGATGTATTAATCCGCCCCGACGACATCGTACACGACCACCACAGCCCCATCACCGCCGAAGTGCTCGACAAAGACTTCAAAGGCAGCCACTTTATCTACACGCTCAAGCTCGACAGCGGCGAAACCGTGCCCGCACACATCGGCGGCCACCACGACCACCCTATCGGCAGCCGCATCGGCATCCGCATGGAAATCCAAGACCTCATCGCCTTCCCCGCAGAAAATCAGGCCGTCTGAACACCCCTGCGCAGCCCGGCGTGCATTCCAAACCCTGCAGAATTTCCGGCCGCAACAGTCAATCCGCAAGCCGTCCAACATTTTGAAACCGGCAAGAGCGTTTTCAGACGGCCCACCCCCAGCGCGAGATAGATTTTTTTCGGGTGGTTGTTGCGGATAGCTTCGTGCAGCTTCACCAGCGCGCTGCGTTTTTTGGCAACCATCAACAGGCCGCTGGTGTCTTTTCGAGGCGGTGGACGAGTTCGAGATATTCGGCTTCGGGGCGGGAGCGGCGGAGTTGTTCGATAACGCCGAAGCTCACGCCGCTGCCGCCGTGCACTGCCGTGCCTGCGGGCTTGTTGATAACCAGCACGGCATCGTCTTCATACACTGTCTCAAACCTGCGCGCGGTTGCTGCGGGGCAGCCCTTATCTGCCGTGTGCAAATCCGCTACAATCAATCCTGCTTTTGCCTGAAACCCCGATGCTGCCGCGTGCACTCGGCATCTTGGCGCGCTGCCCAGCGGCGCAGTTTCAGTTTTGTGGATAACGGATGCCGCCGCAGCGGGCGGCACCCTAACCGTTAGGAGCTTTGATGGACGCTGCACGCCGGCTTTACACGCTGCTTTGGCAGCCTGCCC
This genomic interval from Neisseria musculi contains the following:
- a CDS encoding ABC transporter permease: MSSPAFKLLPRLWLAACIAFVVIPLAVIVAALGEFDAEIWAFLLEYQLPELLKNTLWLVAGVGAGTAVLGTTAAWLTAMYDFPLRRFFFWAMMLPLAVPAYVLAFTQIGLFDYSGPLNSWMRTHYGIVQLFPDIRNGTGLAAVMSLTFYPYVYLLARNAFSSMGQRALEAGASLGLSPAHAFFRLALPMARPWIAGGVILALMEVLADFGTVSVFGYDTFTTAVYQAWFDFYSLETAKQLAALLIALVFVLLALEQLGRGNRRFSQPGKAQQHRCRPLSDGRKWLATLYCSLILTFAFLIPLVQLGFWAYETRNDGFNTTLWLNAWHSFAAGLAAALLTAAAALLLALAKRADKSRFAAVAARIATLGYGIPGTVLAVGVFVPVAWFDNVLISYLKLPEGTTAVFKGTLAVMLAAYLIRFLAVAYAAVEAGLERISPSQAEAARSLGCTGAGVLRRIYLPLLKGSLGTAVLMAFVDIMKEMPITLMTRPYDWDTLAVRVYMFTIEGQYANAALPALLIVLTGLVPVILFSRTEQNP
- a CDS encoding ABC transporter ATP-binding protein; amino-acid sequence: MILNVSQLSLSFGAKPVLQDFGFKLAEGEIACLLGHSGCGKTTALRAIAGFEQPNSGSITLKGQTLSDGRSFTPPHQRRIGMVFQDYALFPHLTVAQNIAFGLSGQSAAAQAQRVNGLLALTGLPEYGNHYPHQLSGGQQQRVALARALAPKPGLILLDEPFSNLDADLRARLSKEVRQLLKQEQTSAVLVTHDQQEAFAMADKIGIMHEGRLKQWDTPYNLYHRPADAHTARFIGTSVMLRGRVSGTNCVKLTVGEFCGTVPLGCQSCTEVDVLIRPDDIVHDHHSPITAEVLDKDFKGSHFIYTLKLDSGETVPAHIGGHHDHPIGSRIGIRMEIQDLIAFPAENQAV
- a CDS encoding extracellular solute-binding protein, whose product is MKKALAVSVALLAAAPAFAEELVVYSSRADNLLRPVAEAYQKKTGVNIKLVNDKAGPLMEKLKAEGSNSPADVFITVDGGNLWQATQMGLLRPIDSAVLKGNIPANLRDPKNHWYGLSVRARTIFYNTAKVKPAELSTYAALADPKWKGRLCLRTSNNVYNQSLVGTMIANQGQGKTMQTVKGWVANLAAQPFPDDTSLLEAIGEGRCDVGIANTYYFGRLSDKKPNLPIGVFFADQQSKGTHVNVSGAGVAKHSKKAAQAQKFIEWLSGSEAQNLFADLNHEYPANPKISPDPKVAKWGRFKQDIINVSVAGSNQKKAVMLMKQAGYK